The genomic DNA CATGAAAAATGGTGATACTTTTTCTGGGACAGATACAATCAGAGTGATTCATTAAATTCGTGTTCAACCTGTACTATTCGTGGAAGGAGTTTTACATTCATTTACAATACTCCCCACTTTCTTTTTGCAGATCGTTATTTAATAGGAGGGCTTTTGATGGTGCGTACCCAAAAAGAAGCAAAGGATTTACAAATTGCTTATATTGGTGGTGGTTCAAAAGGATGGGCTTGGGGATTGATGAGTGACCTTGCTATGGAAGAACGCCTATCTGGTACTGTTAAACTTTATGATATTAATTTTGACGCTGCCTATGATAATGCTATGATCGGTAATTCACTATATGATCGTAGTGAAGTCTCCGGGAAATGGAAATATGAAGCCGTTAGAACAATCGATGAAGCCTTACAAGGTGCTGATTTTGTCATTCTTTCCATTCTACCGGGGACATTTGATGAAATGGATTCAGATGTTCATCAACCGGAACAATATGGTATCTATCAATCAGTTGGGGATACCGTGGGTCCGGGGGGGATGGTTAGAGCGTTACGAACGATTCCTATGTATGTTGAAATCGCTGAGCATATAAAAAAAACATCGCCTCAAGCCTGGGTGATCAACTATACGAATCCGATGAGTCATTGTACTCGAACCCTGTATGAAGTTTTTCCGGATATTAAAGCGGTTGGTTGCTGTCATGAAGTATTCGGAACACAAAAACTGTTAGCTGCAATGCTTGAAGATTTAAAAGGAATCCGTGATATTGATCGTAGTGAAATTAAGATAAATGTCCTTGGTATTAATCACTTTACTTGGATTGATGAAGCGTACTATGAGGATATCAATTTACTTCCGCTATACGAAGAATTTGTTGATAAGTATTACAAACAAGGTTTTGAAGGCGCAGAAGAAGATCATTGGATGAATAATCATTTTGCATCTGCAGAGCGGGTTAAATTTGACTTATTTAAGAAATTTGGTTTAATTGCAGCCGCCGGTGATCGGCATTTGGCCGAATTTATGCCCCATTCATGGTATTTGCAAAGCCCGGAAAAGGTGAGAGAGTGGAAATTCAATTTAACGAAAGTGAACTGGAGAAAAGAGAATCGAACGCATTTATTAGAAAAAGGTAAGCGCCTAAAGGATGGCACAGAAACATTTGAACTCAATCCCACAGGAGAAGAAGGGGTTGGCATGTTGAAAGCCCTGCTAGGGTTAGGAGATTTAATAACGAATGTTAATCTCCCTAACACAGGGCAGATGCCTGATTTGCCACATGGTTCTGTTGTCGAGACCAATGCTTTGTTCAGTTACGACAGCGTTCGACCTTTAGTAGCAGGAAAATTGCCGAAGCCAATCAATAATATGGTCGCCCATCATGTTGAAAATCAAGCGATCACGCTTGAAGCTGGGCTAAAAAAAGATAAGAAACTAGGATTCCAAGCCTTTGTTCAAGATCCTTTAGTTGATCTTGCTCCTGAACAGGCAGAAGAGCTTTTTGAAAATATGCTTATAAATACGAGTGATTATTTGCCGGGTTGGGATATATATAATAGCTTATCAGTTTAAAGATTGTTAGGCTGGATTTATAGAAAGAATAAAGAGGGATGGGGTTGGAATTAGTTTTGAACGTAAATGGTTGAGTAATTATTGTAGAGCTGATCTCAAAGGATAAAATGAAGGAACTAAAAATAAAATTTGTTAGACAAGAAGTAAATGTAAAAAAGGCGGTCTATCAGAATCAGTCTGTTGGTACCCCAAAATTACGAATTTTTGTCTTAAATCATAAATAAAATCACATAAAACAAATAATTATTTTCCAATAAAAAACTTTTTGTTGTTGTTTTTGTGTTAGTAATTTGTTAATATGGCTATATAGTAACCAATAATAACTATATTAAGGCGTGAATTGACATGATGAAGGATACAAATACTTCCAAAGATGCTGTTGTTTTTCTTAATGAACGTCAACATAATATTATCGATCTTGTCGAAAAAAAGGGATCAGTCAGAGTAGCGGATCTCAGTAAACAATTCGAAGTTAGTGAGGAAACAATTAGACGTGATTTTGAGAAATTAGAAACAGAGGGATTTGTTGAACGGAGACATGGTGGAGCAGTTCGAAGTCAAAAACAGGACGAGTTAGAAATACCAGCTTTAAAAAGACAAGCAATGAACATTCAGGAAAAAAATATAATAGCAGCAAAAGCTGCATCTATGGTAGAAGATGGGGACATAGTTGGAATCGATGCAAGTACGACTGGACTACAAATGACAAAATATCTTAAAGACAAAGAAATAACAATTATAACTAATTCAATTGGTGTCACTTTGGAATTTGCTAAAGAAGAATTGATTCAAGTTATTCTCGTTGGTGGTTATTTGTCAGAAGGTTCTATGTCTCTTGTTGGAAACTTCGCAGAAAGGGTCATTCAAGATTATCATGTAGATAAATTTTTCTTTTCTTGTCAA from Tuberibacillus sp. Marseille-P3662 includes the following:
- a CDS encoding family 4 glycosyl hydrolase — protein: MVRTQKEAKDLQIAYIGGGSKGWAWGLMSDLAMEERLSGTVKLYDINFDAAYDNAMIGNSLYDRSEVSGKWKYEAVRTIDEALQGADFVILSILPGTFDEMDSDVHQPEQYGIYQSVGDTVGPGGMVRALRTIPMYVEIAEHIKKTSPQAWVINYTNPMSHCTRTLYEVFPDIKAVGCCHEVFGTQKLLAAMLEDLKGIRDIDRSEIKINVLGINHFTWIDEAYYEDINLLPLYEEFVDKYYKQGFEGAEEDHWMNNHFASAERVKFDLFKKFGLIAAAGDRHLAEFMPHSWYLQSPEKVREWKFNLTKVNWRKENRTHLLEKGKRLKDGTETFELNPTGEEGVGMLKALLGLGDLITNVNLPNTGQMPDLPHGSVVETNALFSYDSVRPLVAGKLPKPINNMVAHHVENQAITLEAGLKKDKKLGFQAFVQDPLVDLAPEQAEELFENMLINTSDYLPGWDIYNSLSV
- a CDS encoding DeoR/GlpR family DNA-binding transcription regulator, translating into MMKDTNTSKDAVVFLNERQHNIIDLVEKKGSVRVADLSKQFEVSEETIRRDFEKLETEGFVERRHGGAVRSQKQDELEIPALKRQAMNIQEKNIIAAKAASMVEDGDIVGIDASTTGLQMTKYLKDKEITIITNSIGVTLEFAKEELIQVILVGGYLSEGSMSLVGNFAERVIQDYHVDKFFFSCQGVDFKRGISEIHEAQALVKKQLFSISERLFLLADNSKFGEKSLFRLCNLQDINYLITDNKVSINKVRELNDLGVKALIADKA